From Shewanella psychrophila, a single genomic window includes:
- a CDS encoding alpha/beta hydrolase family protein yields the protein MKSLPIASLLLLSTSLLTAGAYAATATHPAITPNDIMHFESLKKPVVSDSGTMLAVEISPDRGDSHGLVRSLTSTKTFNVDGGSKPKISADGRFVAFSMKTPLLEREKASKKDKKKLKSGMVLLDTQSGKETHFERVKKFEFNESSSHLAIWFEADEDKPDKKDKSATADKSEEIKVEEFDKGSPFELVVLKNGTTQKVAHVTDYYFDKSGKHLVVASNNTKAKVHQLVLFKLSNNTKEIVRQYNNQQIGPVSLSDDGKYIAFTHGAADVAPYGRPYKLSLFNIETSDVSATPTSKQWKLNRYTKLSFSEDSQRLFFGRVPHVSQQIELVKIDKQEDLFDESIITGQRKLRIWHGDDARIKPNEVKQYEKEQKRTYLAVLHLASNNLVQLADETVPDVELGEQSRFVLASSDIPYRKMITWAGFYRDYYLIDLNTGRKSLVLTQQPSSEEPILSPNERYVTYYQQGNVYLYQISEERRTNLTKDLKVSFADEDHDYPSNAPGYGFGPWLADDAGFLVYDKYDIWQVNTQSHEAFKLTAGKGRKQGIQYRVTGLVDDKNHPDVLAIDQQVLLHGYSERTKGDGYYLSTIGVAGVNTLMEGDYKLKTLTRSKNADALVFSKERYDLFPDLYTAEYIAPQKAKKQTDLDAQKRQFNWGKSELVHWTNGDGQPLDGVLIKPTNYVEGQRYPVLVYFYRFMSDRLHAFPQMKINHRPNFAWFADNGYAIFLPDIRFEVGYPGATSVQALTSGVQKIIEMGVGDPDAIGIQGHSWGGYQTAFAVTQTHIFKAAVTGAPVSNMTSAYSGIRHGSGLARQFQYETGQSRIGESLFRAPQKYIENSPVFYAERIKTPMMIMFGDKDDAVPWEQGIELYLAMRRAGKDVVFLQYQDEPHHLKKYPNKLDYSIRMMEYFDHYLKGKPAPSWLTQGEAYTEYKKAD from the coding sequence TTGAAGTCACTACCAATTGCATCCTTGCTATTACTATCGACGAGCTTACTCACCGCCGGTGCTTATGCCGCGACGGCGACTCATCCGGCGATAACACCCAATGACATCATGCATTTTGAATCACTGAAAAAGCCTGTGGTATCCGATTCTGGCACCATGCTGGCTGTAGAAATCTCTCCAGATCGGGGAGACAGCCATGGTTTGGTGAGGAGTTTAACGTCGACAAAGACATTTAATGTCGATGGTGGCTCTAAGCCCAAAATTAGTGCCGATGGCCGCTTTGTTGCCTTTAGCATGAAGACGCCTTTGCTTGAACGTGAGAAAGCATCGAAGAAAGACAAGAAAAAGCTCAAGTCTGGCATGGTGTTGCTCGATACTCAATCGGGTAAAGAGACGCACTTCGAGCGGGTTAAGAAGTTTGAATTTAACGAGTCCAGTAGCCATTTAGCTATCTGGTTCGAAGCTGACGAAGATAAGCCTGATAAAAAAGACAAGTCAGCGACAGCGGATAAGAGTGAAGAGATCAAGGTTGAGGAGTTTGACAAGGGCTCGCCATTTGAGCTTGTGGTGTTAAAAAATGGTACCACTCAGAAAGTAGCTCATGTCACCGACTATTATTTCGATAAGAGTGGCAAGCATTTAGTTGTAGCCAGCAATAATACTAAGGCTAAGGTCCACCAATTAGTCTTGTTTAAATTAAGTAACAACACTAAAGAAATAGTGCGCCAATATAATAATCAGCAAATTGGCCCCGTATCTCTCAGTGACGATGGTAAATATATTGCATTTACTCATGGCGCCGCAGATGTGGCACCATACGGACGTCCATATAAACTGTCGCTGTTTAACATAGAAACATCTGATGTTAGCGCTACACCGACATCGAAACAGTGGAAACTTAATCGTTATACTAAGCTGAGTTTTTCCGAAGATAGCCAACGCCTTTTCTTTGGACGTGTTCCACATGTGAGCCAGCAGATAGAGCTGGTGAAAATTGACAAGCAAGAAGACCTGTTCGATGAGTCAATCATTACGGGTCAGCGAAAGCTACGAATATGGCATGGTGACGATGCGCGCATTAAGCCTAATGAAGTTAAACAATACGAGAAAGAACAGAAACGCACTTATCTTGCGGTATTGCACCTTGCTAGCAACAACTTGGTACAACTGGCCGATGAAACTGTGCCGGATGTGGAACTAGGTGAGCAGAGTCGTTTCGTGCTCGCAAGTTCTGATATCCCCTATCGTAAGATGATCACATGGGCCGGTTTCTATCGGGATTACTATCTGATCGATCTTAATACCGGACGTAAAAGTTTAGTATTAACTCAGCAGCCAAGCAGCGAGGAGCCAATTCTTTCGCCAAATGAGCGCTATGTGACTTACTATCAGCAAGGGAATGTTTATCTTTATCAAATCTCGGAAGAAAGACGCACTAATCTGACTAAAGATTTGAAGGTATCTTTTGCCGATGAAGATCATGACTACCCATCTAATGCGCCGGGTTATGGTTTTGGACCTTGGCTTGCCGATGATGCAGGCTTCCTTGTGTATGATAAATACGACATCTGGCAGGTGAATACTCAGTCCCACGAGGCGTTCAAACTGACAGCTGGTAAAGGACGTAAGCAAGGTATTCAATATCGTGTAACAGGCTTAGTTGATGATAAAAATCATCCCGATGTGTTAGCCATTGATCAACAAGTTTTGCTTCATGGCTATAGCGAGAGAACTAAAGGTGACGGATATTATCTTTCTACCATAGGGGTTGCAGGTGTTAACACCCTGATGGAGGGGGATTACAAACTAAAGACGCTTACACGCAGCAAAAATGCAGATGCCTTAGTCTTCTCTAAAGAACGCTACGATCTGTTTCCTGATCTTTATACTGCTGAGTATATCGCGCCACAAAAAGCCAAGAAGCAGACAGACTTAGACGCTCAAAAACGTCAGTTTAACTGGGGAAAGTCTGAGTTAGTCCACTGGACTAATGGCGATGGTCAGCCACTGGACGGTGTGTTGATTAAGCCAACTAACTATGTCGAAGGTCAACGTTACCCTGTGCTGGTGTATTTCTATCGCTTTATGAGTGATAGGTTACATGCTTTTCCGCAGATGAAGATCAATCATAGGCCTAATTTTGCCTGGTTTGCTGATAATGGCTATGCCATCTTTCTGCCTGATATCAGATTCGAAGTAGGTTACCCTGGAGCTACATCAGTTCAGGCGTTAACTTCGGGTGTGCAGAAGATCATCGAGATGGGCGTTGGTGATCCTGATGCCATAGGCATCCAAGGCCATTCCTGGGGCGGTTATCAAACGGCGTTTGCCGTGACTCAGACTCATATTTTCAAGGCTGCCGTCACTGGTGCTCCGGTTTCCAACATGACTAGTGCCTATAGCGGTATACGTCACGGTAGTGGTTTAGCGCGTCAGTTTCAGTATGAAACGGGCCAGAGCCGTATCGGTGAGAGTCTGTTCCGTGCGCCGCAGAAATACATAGAAAATTCGCCAGTTTTTTATGCCGAGCGCATAAAGACGCCTATGATGATTATGTTTGGCGATAAAGATGACGCTGTGCCTTGGGAGCAAGGTATCGAGCTTTATCTTGCAATGCGCCGTGCAGGTAAAGATGTGGTCTTCCTGCAATATCAGGACGAGCCCCATCATTTGAAGAAGTATCCTAACAAGCTGGATTACAGTATTCGCATGATGGAATACTTCGATCACTATCTTAAAGGCAAACCAGCTCCGAGCTGGTTGACTCAAGGCGAAGCTTATACCGAGTATAAGAAAGCTGATTAA
- a CDS encoding isocitrate dehydrogenase, with protein MSKRMITVIPGDGIGPSIIDAAIKILDKAGCDFEYEFTDAGLTALEKHGELLPQRTLDMIEKNKITLKGPLTTPVGEGFTSINVTLRKKFSLYANIRPVVSFKGTQARYENIDIITVRENTEGMYSGLGQTLSEDGATAEATSIITRQGAEQITTFAYELARKENRKKVTIVHKANIMKSTSGLFLKVAREVSLRYPDITTEEMIVDATCMKLVMNPEIFDVIVTTNLFGDILSDLCAGLVGGLGMAPGANIGKDAAIFEAVHGSAPDIAGKNLANPTSVILASIQMLEYLGMADKAENIRSAVSAVIAEGDRTTRDLGGTHGTTDFTQAVIDRL; from the coding sequence ATGTCAAAAAGAATGATAACCGTGATCCCAGGTGATGGGATTGGACCTAGTATTATCGATGCAGCAATTAAGATCCTAGATAAAGCAGGTTGTGACTTCGAGTACGAATTTACCGATGCGGGTTTAACTGCACTAGAAAAGCATGGGGAGCTACTACCTCAGCGCACACTCGATATGATCGAGAAAAACAAGATCACTCTCAAGGGTCCGTTAACGACACCTGTTGGTGAAGGTTTTACCTCAATCAATGTAACCTTGCGCAAGAAGTTTAGCCTTTATGCCAACATACGTCCTGTCGTGTCTTTTAAAGGTACACAAGCACGTTATGAGAACATAGACATCATCACAGTACGTGAAAATACCGAAGGTATGTATTCGGGTCTAGGCCAAACACTCTCTGAAGATGGTGCAACAGCCGAAGCGACCAGTATCATCACTCGTCAAGGCGCGGAGCAAATCACAACATTTGCTTACGAGCTAGCGCGTAAAGAAAATCGCAAGAAAGTGACCATAGTTCATAAAGCTAACATAATGAAGTCAACTTCGGGCCTGTTCCTGAAAGTTGCTCGTGAAGTAAGCCTACGTTACCCCGACATCACCACAGAAGAGATGATCGTCGATGCAACGTGTATGAAGCTGGTCATGAACCCTGAGATCTTCGACGTGATCGTTACCACCAACTTATTCGGTGACATTCTGTCAGATCTTTGTGCCGGTCTAGTTGGCGGTTTGGGCATGGCACCTGGTGCTAATATAGGTAAAGATGCGGCTATTTTTGAGGCTGTACATGGTAGCGCACCAGATATTGCCGGTAAGAACTTAGCTAACCCTACGTCGGTTATCTTGGCTTCTATCCAGATGCTTGAATATTTGGGCATGGCAGATAAGGCTGAAAATATTCGTTCAGCGGTATCTGCAGTAATAGCTGAAGGCGACCGCACCACACGTGATTTAGGTGGTACTCATGGTACGACTGATTTCACTCAAGCTGTGATTGACCGTTTGTAA
- the rlmM gene encoding 23S rRNA (cytidine(2498)-2'-O)-methyltransferase RlmM: protein MINLFLFCRAGYEKDCAAEIQHRAAELDIGGFVKTNKNDAYVIFQCFQAGDADILVQKIKLDSLIFARQMFAAAELLKKLPEDDRISPILAALSKINYAGELRVETPDTNEAKELSNFCRKFTVPLRQKLKKAGTLLEKENPKRPIIHVCFVAPGTAYVGFSLSNNSSPYSCGIPRLKMSADAPSRSTLKLDEAFIHFIPKDEHETRLTSGMNSVDLGACPGGWTYQLVRRGMFVAAVDNGAMDQWLMDTGQVKHYQADGFRFEPPRKNIYWLVCDMIEKPSRVAELIEAWAINGWFKEAIFNLKLPMKSRYKDVSTILETMAEILKENEIKEFELSCKHLYHDRDEVTVHLRLNPTQGW, encoded by the coding sequence ATGATTAACCTATTTTTGTTTTGTCGTGCAGGCTATGAAAAAGATTGTGCTGCAGAGATACAACACCGCGCCGCAGAACTCGACATTGGTGGTTTCGTAAAAACCAATAAGAATGATGCCTATGTGATTTTTCAGTGCTTCCAGGCTGGAGACGCTGATATCCTGGTGCAGAAAATCAAATTAGACTCTTTGATCTTTGCTAGGCAGATGTTTGCGGCTGCTGAGTTGCTAAAGAAATTACCGGAAGACGACAGGATCTCACCCATCCTCGCAGCCTTATCAAAAATCAATTATGCGGGAGAGTTAAGGGTTGAGACGCCAGATACCAACGAAGCGAAAGAGCTGTCTAATTTCTGTCGTAAGTTTACCGTGCCCCTAAGACAAAAATTGAAAAAAGCGGGTACCTTACTCGAAAAAGAAAACCCTAAACGTCCTATTATCCACGTCTGTTTCGTGGCTCCTGGAACGGCCTATGTTGGTTTTTCTTTGAGTAATAATAGCTCACCCTATTCTTGCGGCATCCCCAGATTGAAAATGTCAGCGGACGCGCCTAGTCGTTCAACCCTAAAGCTGGACGAAGCCTTTATTCACTTCATCCCTAAAGATGAGCATGAGACACGCTTGACCAGTGGCATGAATTCGGTTGACTTGGGGGCTTGCCCTGGTGGTTGGACCTATCAATTGGTGCGCCGTGGCATGTTTGTGGCAGCGGTTGATAACGGGGCAATGGATCAATGGTTAATGGATACCGGTCAAGTTAAACATTACCAAGCCGATGGTTTTCGTTTCGAGCCACCGAGAAAGAACATTTATTGGCTGGTGTGTGACATGATTGAGAAGCCGTCACGGGTAGCCGAGCTTATCGAAGCTTGGGCAATCAATGGTTGGTTTAAAGAAGCGATCTTCAACCTTAAACTGCCGATGAAGAGTAGATATAAAGATGTGTCGACTATTCTTGAGACCATGGCAGAGATCTTAAAGGAAAATGAGATCAAGGAGTTTGAGCTTTCATGTAAGCATCTCTATCACGATCGTGATGAGGTGACTGTGCATCTGAGGTTAAACCCTACTCAAGGTTGGTAG
- a CDS encoding DUF423 domain-containing protein has translation MRKGFLLLAALSGFMSVAFGAFGAHGLKQIATPEMIAIFNLGVEYQFYHTFALIAVAFAGHWLPSRLIDWAGYLFMGGIVLFSGSLYAYAILGAKWTGPITPIGGFCLLLGWLFIALAVWRNRVVELND, from the coding sequence ATGCGTAAAGGTTTTTTATTGTTGGCGGCGTTGAGCGGCTTCATGTCGGTGGCTTTCGGTGCCTTTGGCGCTCACGGCTTAAAACAGATTGCCACACCAGAGATGATTGCTATCTTCAACTTAGGGGTGGAATACCAGTTTTACCATACCTTTGCTTTGATCGCCGTGGCCTTTGCGGGACATTGGCTACCCTCTAGGTTGATCGATTGGGCGGGTTATCTGTTTATGGGCGGCATAGTGCTGTTCTCCGGCTCTCTCTATGCCTATGCAATACTGGGTGCTAAATGGACTGGACCTATCACGCCTATTGGAGGCTTCTGTCTACTCTTGGGCTGGTTATTTATTGCCTTGGCTGTGTGGCGCAACCGGGTGGTTGAACTCAACGACTAG
- a CDS encoding alpha/beta family hydrolase has product MLEDKESVESKCFLVKEPLETEDLLESDCVLDGDPNETLIIFTHGAGANMRSDFMNDMARGLVNEGAQHGIGVLRFNFPYMRANVLDGKRRPPDRAPKILKDFNIHIAAIKQAYSPKRIILMGKSMGGRMSAILAADTQVDGVICLGYPFIALKGGEPRLAPIEECLAPVCVIQGERDKFGAKGQVELWPVMEKTKLHWLTDGDHSFKPRKSSGTTQEANLDAAISHSIDFIRGLDA; this is encoded by the coding sequence ATGCTCGAAGATAAAGAGTCCGTAGAGAGTAAATGCTTCCTGGTTAAAGAGCCCTTAGAAACTGAAGATCTGCTAGAAAGTGATTGTGTGCTCGATGGAGACCCTAATGAGACCTTGATCATTTTTACTCATGGTGCAGGCGCTAATATGCGTAGTGACTTTATGAATGATATGGCCAGAGGATTGGTTAATGAAGGTGCACAGCATGGCATAGGGGTGTTGAGATTTAATTTCCCTTATATGCGAGCCAATGTTTTAGATGGCAAGCGTCGTCCACCGGATCGCGCGCCCAAGATTCTCAAAGACTTTAATATTCACATTGCAGCCATCAAACAAGCGTACTCGCCTAAGCGAATCATCTTGATGGGCAAATCTATGGGGGGACGCATGTCGGCTATCCTTGCGGCCGATACCCAAGTTGATGGTGTTATCTGTCTGGGCTACCCCTTTATCGCACTCAAAGGTGGCGAACCAAGGCTAGCGCCCATTGAGGAGTGTCTGGCGCCTGTGTGTGTGATCCAGGGAGAGAGAGATAAGTTTGGTGCAAAAGGACAAGTTGAGCTCTGGCCTGTGATGGAGAAAACTAAATTACATTGGTTAACCGACGGCGATCATAGTTTTAAACCAAGAAAGTCGTCAGGCACCACTCAAGAGGCTAACCTTGACGCTGCAATTTCTCATAGTATCGATTTTATAAGGGGGCTAGATGCGTAA
- a CDS encoding transcriptional regulator GcvA, protein MSRRLPPLNAVKAFEAAARHLSFTRAAEELFVTQAAVSHQIKALEEFLSLKLFRRKNRSLLLTEEGQGYFLDIKDIFVQLADATDRLLARSAIGSLTVSMSPSFAIQWLVPRLAKFSENNPDIDVRIKAVDDDNDALSDDVDVAIFYGQGNWAGLRADKLKNEVLIPVCSPLLLNGPKPLDKPSDLKNHTLLHDTNRHDWQAWFRQCGINDINVNQGPIFSHSSLVLQAAAHGQGVALGYSVLARPDIKAGRLVCPFPEVLVSKNAYYLVCQQNHAEIGKIAAFREWMLDMFEEESRSELLPG, encoded by the coding sequence ATGTCAAGACGCTTACCTCCATTGAACGCGGTAAAAGCATTTGAGGCCGCAGCTAGGCATCTCAGCTTTACTCGCGCCGCCGAAGAATTGTTTGTGACCCAGGCTGCTGTGAGTCATCAAATTAAGGCTTTAGAAGAGTTTCTAAGCTTAAAATTGTTTCGCCGAAAGAACCGTTCTTTACTGTTAACTGAAGAAGGTCAGGGCTATTTTCTCGATATTAAAGATATCTTCGTCCAACTTGCAGACGCGACCGATAGATTATTGGCAAGAAGTGCCATAGGCTCACTCACAGTGAGTATGTCACCGAGTTTTGCCATTCAATGGTTAGTGCCAAGATTGGCCAAGTTTAGTGAGAATAATCCCGATATTGATGTCAGGATAAAGGCCGTCGATGATGACAATGATGCGCTTTCTGATGATGTCGATGTTGCTATCTTTTATGGCCAGGGGAACTGGGCTGGATTACGCGCCGATAAGCTTAAAAATGAAGTCTTAATTCCTGTTTGCTCACCTCTTTTATTAAATGGACCTAAGCCACTAGATAAGCCTAGTGATCTTAAAAATCATACCTTACTACATGATACGAACCGCCATGATTGGCAAGCTTGGTTTAGACAATGTGGGATTAATGATATTAATGTGAACCAAGGGCCGATATTTAGTCATTCTTCCTTGGTCTTGCAAGCTGCAGCTCATGGACAAGGAGTGGCCTTAGGGTACAGCGTACTGGCTCGTCCCGATATTAAGGCGGGCAGGTTAGTGTGTCCTTTCCCTGAAGTTTTAGTCAGTAAAAACGCATATTATTTAGTTTGCCAGCAAAACCATGCAGAGATTGGCAAGATAGCGGCATTTCGTGAGTGGATGTTAGATATGTTTGAAGAGGAGTCCCGCAGTGAATTGCTCCCAGGTTAA
- the thiI gene encoding tRNA uracil 4-sulfurtransferase ThiI — MKFIVKLFPEIMMKSKPVRMRFTKMLETNIRNVLKKVDETARVKRDWDKIMVMVPSDRPDLIEAFGERLACIPGIAHILQVNESTFESMDDIYQQTLALYKDDLAGKTFCVRAKRVGNHDFKSIEVERYVGGGLNQFTEAKGVKLKNPDMTINLEIDRENLYLVVKRIPGLGGFPMATQEDVLSLISGGFDSGVSSYQFIKRGSRTHYCFFNLGGDQHEIGVKQVAYHLWQKYGESHKVKFISVPFDPVVTEILERIDNGQMGVILKRMMMRAATKVANKMGIQALITGEAMGQVSSQTLTNLNVIDRCTEQLILRPLIAMDKQDIIDISREIGTEDFAKSIPEYCGVISQKPTVKAVLAKIEAEELKFSEDLIDRVIEAAEVIDIREIAKSVDAQIAETETVDSVDSSEVIIDVRSPEEEERDPLKVDGVEVKTIPFFKLATQFADLAKDKTYLLYCDRGVMSKLQALYLQEQGYENVKVYRP; from the coding sequence ATGAAATTTATCGTAAAATTGTTCCCTGAAATCATGATGAAAAGCAAACCGGTAAGAATGCGTTTTACCAAAATGCTTGAAACCAATATCCGAAACGTACTTAAAAAAGTCGATGAGACTGCTAGGGTTAAGCGCGATTGGGATAAGATCATGGTGATGGTACCAAGCGATAGACCCGATCTGATTGAAGCCTTTGGGGAGCGTTTAGCCTGTATTCCGGGTATTGCCCATATATTGCAGGTGAATGAGAGTACATTCGAGTCTATGGATGATATTTACCAGCAGACATTGGCTTTATATAAGGATGATCTCGCGGGTAAGACATTCTGTGTTCGCGCTAAACGTGTGGGTAATCACGATTTTAAGTCAATCGAAGTCGAACGTTATGTGGGTGGTGGTTTAAATCAGTTCACAGAAGCTAAGGGCGTTAAACTCAAGAATCCCGATATGACGATTAACTTAGAGATCGACAGGGAGAATCTATATCTGGTTGTTAAGCGCATTCCAGGTCTTGGGGGCTTTCCCATGGCGACTCAGGAAGATGTGCTGTCGCTCATTTCCGGTGGTTTTGATTCCGGTGTCTCGAGTTATCAGTTTATCAAGCGTGGCTCCAGAACTCATTACTGTTTCTTTAACCTAGGCGGCGATCAACATGAAATCGGTGTTAAGCAGGTGGCTTATCACTTGTGGCAGAAGTATGGTGAGTCGCACAAGGTGAAGTTTATCTCTGTGCCGTTCGATCCTGTGGTGACTGAAATTCTGGAAAGAATAGATAACGGTCAGATGGGCGTTATTCTCAAGCGTATGATGATGCGAGCGGCCACTAAAGTCGCCAATAAGATGGGAATTCAGGCTCTGATTACCGGAGAGGCCATGGGTCAAGTATCCAGCCAAACCTTGACTAACCTCAATGTCATCGACCGCTGCACCGAACAACTTATTCTTCGTCCTTTAATTGCCATGGATAAGCAAGATATTATTGATATCAGTCGTGAGATTGGTACTGAAGATTTTGCTAAGTCTATTCCCGAATATTGCGGCGTGATATCTCAAAAGCCCACGGTGAAAGCCGTGCTTGCCAAGATTGAAGCCGAAGAACTCAAATTCTCTGAAGATCTTATTGACCGTGTAATTGAGGCCGCAGAGGTCATCGACATCCGCGAGATAGCCAAGAGCGTGGATGCTCAGATAGCCGAAACAGAAACTGTGGACTCAGTGGACTCCAGCGAAGTCATCATCGATGTCAGATCGCCGGAAGAAGAAGAGCGGGATCCACTCAAGGTGGATGGCGTTGAAGTTAAAACTATTCCTTTCTTTAAGCTAGCAACTCAATTTGCTGATTTAGCCAAAGATAAGACTTATCTGCTTTATTGCGACCGTGGCGTCATGAGTAAGTTACAAGCGCTTTATCTTCAAGAGCAAGGCTATGAGAACGTTAAGGTATATCGTCCATAA
- a CDS encoding flagellar motor protein MotB encodes MAKKAKCECPPPGAPLWLATFADLMSLLMCFFVLLLSFSEMDVMKFKQIAGSMKYAFGVQNKVEVKDIPKGTSVIALEFRPGRPEPTPIEIINQQTNEMTEPTLEYQAGDDDSAGGVQQQRGEQRGGEASATAQEQAEAKAESKAESESKARAEEESKAQAAAQENINDQVKKMAQELNKEIVDGAIEIESLGQQIIIRIREKGAFSSGSGFLQPRFKPVVRRVGELLRDIPGIVTVSGYTDDMNISNELYSSNWDLSSKRAVAVAHELIKVRGFDQSRMKVVGMANSNPLVDNDSASNRARNRRVEIAIEQGKPKLSDEILVGQ; translated from the coding sequence ATGGCTAAGAAGGCTAAATGTGAGTGCCCACCACCAGGTGCACCCCTGTGGTTAGCAACCTTTGCCGACCTGATGTCGCTGTTGATGTGTTTCTTCGTACTTCTGCTTTCTTTCTCTGAGATGGATGTGATGAAATTTAAGCAGATTGCAGGCTCGATGAAATATGCCTTCGGGGTGCAAAATAAGGTCGAAGTTAAAGATATTCCCAAAGGAACCTCAGTTATAGCTCTGGAATTCAGACCCGGCCGCCCTGAACCTACACCAATCGAAATAATTAACCAGCAGACCAACGAGATGACAGAGCCCACACTTGAATATCAGGCGGGTGATGATGATAGTGCCGGTGGTGTACAGCAACAGCGTGGTGAGCAACGTGGTGGTGAAGCCTCGGCGACAGCACAAGAACAAGCCGAAGCTAAGGCTGAGTCAAAGGCCGAATCAGAGTCTAAAGCCAGGGCGGAAGAGGAGTCGAAAGCCCAGGCCGCCGCTCAGGAAAATATTAACGACCAAGTGAAGAAGATGGCTCAGGAGCTCAATAAAGAGATTGTCGATGGAGCGATAGAAATAGAGTCACTCGGGCAACAGATAATCATTCGGATCCGCGAGAAGGGGGCGTTCTCTTCTGGGTCTGGCTTCTTACAACCTAGATTTAAGCCTGTGGTCCGCCGAGTGGGCGAACTGCTTAGGGATATTCCTGGGATTGTGACTGTGTCGGGTTACACAGATGACATGAATATCAGTAATGAGCTTTATAGCTCTAACTGGGACTTGTCCAGTAAGCGTGCGGTTGCCGTCGCCCATGAACTGATTAAAGTGAGAGGCTTCGATCAAAGCAGGATGAAAGTGGTTGGGATGGCTAACTCAAACCCGTTAGTTGACAATGATTCGGCGAGTAATCGGGCTCGAAATCGCCGAGTTGAAATAGCCATCGAACAAGGTAAGCCGAAGCTTTCCGATGAAATCCTCGTAGGGCAATGA
- the pomA gene encoding flagellar motor protein PomA — protein sequence MDLATLIGLIGAFGFILGAMASSGGIGIFIDTASVLIVICGTFFVVMMKYNLKQFLGSVKIGAKAFMFKIDKPDELIDQSVTMADAARKGGFLALEEAEINNSFMQKAVDMLVDGHDGDVVRDALEKDIALTEQRHKMGISIFTAIGDVAPAMGMIGTLVGLVGMLSNMDDPKSIGPAMAIALLTTLYGAMIANMVAIPIAGKLGLRMDEEMLNRNLIMDAVLAIQDGQNPRVIEGFLKNYLSEKQRQIDTTDGE from the coding sequence GTGGATTTAGCGACCCTGATCGGACTTATCGGTGCTTTTGGATTTATCTTAGGAGCTATGGCCAGTAGTGGTGGTATTGGTATTTTTATTGATACCGCTTCGGTGCTGATTGTAATATGCGGTACATTTTTTGTCGTGATGATGAAATATAACCTCAAACAGTTTTTGGGTTCAGTGAAAATTGGCGCTAAGGCATTTATGTTCAAGATAGATAAGCCTGATGAACTTATCGACCAATCAGTGACCATGGCCGATGCCGCCCGAAAAGGTGGTTTTTTAGCCTTGGAAGAAGCCGAAATTAACAATAGTTTCATGCAAAAAGCGGTTGATATGTTAGTGGATGGACATGACGGCGATGTGGTACGAGATGCGCTAGAGAAGGATATCGCACTCACTGAGCAGCGTCATAAGATGGGGATTAGTATTTTTACGGCCATTGGTGATGTTGCCCCTGCCATGGGAATGATCGGTACATTGGTAGGGCTAGTGGGGATGTTGTCGAATATGGACGATCCTAAGTCAATTGGCCCTGCGATGGCTATTGCGCTGTTAACTACACTCTATGGTGCGATGATAGCTAACATGGTTGCGATACCTATTGCTGGGAAACTGGGACTGCGCATGGATGAGGAGATGCTTAATCGTAATTTGATCATGGATGCGGTACTGGCGATTCAAGATGGTCAAAACCCCAGAGTGATAGAAGGTTTCTTGAAAAATTACCTTTCAGAGAAGCAGCGACAGATAGATACAACGGACGGGGAATAG
- the xseB gene encoding exodeoxyribonuclease VII small subunit: MAKKPENLTFEESLTELERIVSDLEQGDVSLDDALKQFERGIKLVRNSQGKLEQAQQKVSILMQEDEDASLTSFTSEGE; encoded by the coding sequence GTGGCTAAAAAACCTGAAAACCTCACTTTTGAAGAGTCCCTTACCGAGCTGGAGCGAATAGTTTCAGATCTTGAACAGGGAGACGTGTCCCTCGACGATGCCCTAAAACAGTTTGAGAGAGGCATAAAGCTAGTTCGCAATAGCCAAGGTAAGCTAGAGCAAGCCCAACAAAAAGTGTCTATATTAATGCAAGAGGATGAAGATGCCTCGCTGACTTCCTTTACCTCCGAGGGAGAATAA